From the genome of Castor canadensis chromosome 18, mCasCan1.hap1v2, whole genome shotgun sequence:
CCTATCTTTCTCAGAAGGGCACCTTTACACAGGTGACTGGCCCTGGCATTGTTACCAGTGCTCTTGCCTCAGGCACTGAGACCTTTTTGAATCATAACCCCACAACATGACAGACACTTCACACTGCCACCTGGCGAGTGCTCATGTACACCTGTGAGTGACTGCACGACCTTGCAGGTTCTGCCTCGCTGCTGTGGTGCACTTTGGTTACTGCTCCACTTCAATACCAATCAAACTTAAAAGTCCAATGTGATCTGAGGTAATTTAAGAATCTTTCTAGTAGGGTAAAGGCAATTCACCTTTTAAAATGAGCAATTTGTACAACTGTTCAAAATGCTCATTGCTCTTGAACACATTCTTAAGTTTCCTTAATTACGTGTTGTCTTTCCAAGTGATGATTACTCCTGTCTTCTCTTGTCAAGCACATGGAAACCCAAGGGACAGGTGACCTTAGTTTTAGGAGAGCAGATGCCGAGGTGAGACAAAGACCCCAGTATGCCAGTGTGGCCAGCCCACGTCATGGGGCAGAGACAGCACTGGTCACTGTAGGTGCTGACCTACCCTGTCTTTGTGTCTGGCTCTTAGAATGCACTGCACTCATACCCAGAGTGCTATGGACACAGCCTCCTGCCCACACCCTGAGCTCTGGCTTCTGCATGCCTCTCTCGACTATGATGAGCTGCTGGTGAAGAGACAGCTATTAGTTAAGAGGTGGATGCCATCCAATGTGGTTTTATGAATGGGATTCACGCCTTCAATCTGAAAACCTGCTGGGAGCCAGCCCCTTGGTGGGTGACAACAGGCCATCAGGGCAGGGAAGATGGGCACTTACCCAACAGCAGCATCCAGCACCACAGTGACAGGGACGTTGAGGTGGCAGAGGGCTTTGGCCATTTTCTTACTGAAGATGACATGAGAGAAGATTAGAAAGAAGTCTGAAGAAGTTCTATTGTGATGCTTGATGGGTCAACTCAGACAGCGATAAATCAAGTCAACTTGAAACTCATTAATACTAATGGACTGCGGGGCAGATCCTGACACTTTGGACTGAGGAAACAAGAATTTTTAGAGAAAAGGGTATTTCAGGAAATCTATACTGTTAGGGACTCTGGGTAAGAGATgcaaattcagaagaaaaaacaaagtttgCTTTTATGATCTGAAGAGATGGGGACACGAGTCATCACTCCATGACTCTTTTGGTTCCTCTGGCTTTACTACTTACATAAACCCCTAGAGCTTGTCCTAGGGCTTCTGTGAACCCAGTATGATTTTTCTTCCATGGGTAGGAATGGACACAGAGGCAGTGATGACCACCTGGCCAATGAGGGGCACATCTGGTCCCCACTGCAATGGCTTCTCATCCCCAGTCATGTAACTTAGCAGAGAGGTACTTGCCCGGACAGGTCAGGTTGAGACTCTGTAATGTACACACTGAAACGTTTCTTGGCGGCCACGGCTGCCTCCAGGACTCTCAGGACCACTCTGGAGTAGGCGTGAGTCAGTATTCTCTGTGGAGGGAGAAGGCACTGTCAAAGGGCGAGCTGTTATGTGACGCATGCCCCTCTGCACTCGAAGCTCCTCAGCAGGCTGATAACCAGAAATGAGAGCTGGATGGCAGCTGATGCTCCTCCCTCGTGGGACCCCTCCAGTCACTGACCGCATAGAAACCCTGTATATGTGAAGCTTGTGAGGTTCCCAGCATGGTTTCCCAGTCTGTTAGACTTGGGTTATGCATGTGGGCCTCCAGGTACCACACAGGCCATGTAAGTCAATTCAATGGGTGGAGCCAGGTCAGTGGAAGGGCCTCAGCTGTTGCTGCTGTCACATTGGCCAGCTAATTTTGTAAAGGAGCTGAAGATCTAGTGACTGCTGGCTAACAAATATCTCTAAATTTATAAGTATTGTTTGGGGTAAACACAAGCCATCTATGGTGTAGATAATGACTTGTGGATACTTACACGTGACCTCTGTTCTAAAGAACAGTGCAAAGGACTGTGTGAGGCAAGATGGTGGACATGGGTGTCTAGGTCATCTCAGGCCTCGCCTGATGCTTGTTAGAAAAGCAGGTTCTCAGCCCTACCCTGAGCTAGTAAGCTGTATTTCATAAGAACCTCCTGCCTGTTCACATGTGGGCAGTTCTGCCCTCAGCTTAGTATAAATCAATGCTGCCATAGGTGGTGCAGGCAGATGGAACCCTGCAGGACACGGACAGCCTGGGAAGGCTGCAGTAGGGTGGCACAGCCTTGCTTCCACCTGGCCTCAAAAGGTTTCATTTGCAACAGGCTTTTACAGGTTCCAGTCATACCTACTAGGTCATTTGTTTAATAACATGCTTCAAAGGCTGGGAAGGGGTAATAAAACAGAGGACAAGATTTAAGAATTGAAGTGCAAGTACACACTTTTATGATCAGTGCAGGCTCAGGTGGCAAAAAGGAGATGTGCTTGGGAGAGACACTGTCAGAGTGCTACCACCCATGTGCTGGGAGACTGGCCTAACTTGCCATTCCTGTGTCTCCTCACTAGCTTATGAACCCTTGGTGGCTTTGCATCGCTGTAGCAGCCTCTgaaaggaagttaaaaagaaagTCTTCATGCACTGCCAGCCTTGGCCCTGAAGCGCAACCAGGGCCAGGGGCTGGGCTGTGTGCATTCACTTCAGGTTAGTGTGCTATTTATCCGGTCATAAAACTACTTCTTTAGGAAAGCATGTACTAATCAAGCCACCCATGCTGTGCCGGCATCTCTCTGCTTGCTTACAGTGAGAAGCATCTGTGCTGACACTGTCCTTTACAGGACGCTGATGCTGCACCAGGCAACGTAGAATCATACGACGCCAAGGTGTGCACTCTCGCCCTCATTTAGCAGATGAGAAAAGtgcagcacagagaggttaagtccaGCAAATCATAGCAGAGCTACATCTTTATCCCCCGTTCTTAGTCACCACATGTGACAGCGATCTACTCACTGCTCCATCTTTGATGAAAGTATGGCACAGATCGGCAATTTTATTCCTTGACAGTGATATTCTCCTGAGAAAAAGCTCTCCCCGCTCAATCATAATCTTTTTACATTTGGAGTAATCCTAGGAGGAAAAGAGTAAGGTGAGGTGAGAAGTCCTACCTAAAGCTGAGACTCTCTGTAGGCAAGTAGAGCCATGGGAGGGTGACCCAAGGCAGGGCAGGACTTACAGAGTACTCCAGGGAAGTAAGGCTGATGAAGCGGAGGAAGAGCTCCCCGCCAGAGGACACCGCCACGGAGGAGTCCACACCGCACAGGGTTTCTATGGCATTGGTGAGATTTGCTCTCAGGCCCTGGATCGTTTCCCCTAAAATCATCAAACAAGGAATGTGGGGTTCATGTCAGGGTCACAGCCCTTTCTGGGCCCACGATTCATTCCTTCGGTGAATATTACTGGGTGCATTTgcatgccagacactgttctgtGCTCAAGACAGGGCCCTGCTCGGATGGAGCGCCCTTCTGGTGGAAGATGCAGACAAAAAACAAGcacacaaaaacataaacaagtaCATTACAGATtgtaatgaggagagaaaaggcaGACTGATGAACGAGGCAGGGCTACTGTGCTAAAGTTCTCTTGGAGTGGGGGCCATTTAAGCTGCGACCTGAATAAGCAATGGTCCAGTCACATAAAGATGCAATGAGAAAAGTTCCAGGTGCAGACCTATGCAAAGATCCTAAGGTGGTAAAAAATCTGGTATGGAAAACAAAGTGAGGCCAGCAGGACTGAAGTAGTTTTCAGTCAGGGATAGCACAGAAGGCCATTAAGCGTGGCAGACAACATCTGTGAAGCAGTGCAGGGAGCCTAAGATGTGTGAATGCTATGCAAGCAGAATGGGAAAACACTGGGGGGGTTCAGAGACCTACGTCTCAGTCCAGCCCTTAAGATTAAAGCAGGCATCAGCATCATTTTGCTTATACAAGATGCTTACATTTAGCATCCTGAATTAGGAGAGCACAAGGAATGATATTAACAGCAGAACTGATTATGGAACATTCTCTGCAGCATCTGCACAGACTGTGAGACAGGAAGATGCTCAGTATGAACATACTAGCTTTTAAAGTTGAACTACTAGCTTTATTGCTAATGTGTGATATAACAGTCACTCTTGATTCAAAGCCTATTTCAGTTATGAAAGGGAACTCttcctctttgtttccttttctttttcttttgtagtactagagattgagctcagggcctcattcacatgctaagcaagcactctacctcttgagccatgtccccagccctaaaGGGAGTCTTTTTGATAGCCTGAGGGCTCCCTCCAGGTTGAAAGGCCTGAAACACATTTCCTAATGATTGTTAGAAGACCGTCCCAAGGCCCATAGTCAGGGATGACCCTCTGTACCTTTATCTGTCTTCAAGAACTCCAGCAAAGTCCGGATGGCAGCCACTGCTGAGGCCATGTCAGGATCTTCTTTCATCTGAGACTTAAAGTATTCAATTAACTCTGGGGAGGGAGAAAAGTGACTCATTACATTCTCTTAGCAAGATGCAGGGCTGGAGAGCTTGGTAATGATTGTTGACCTtaagagaaaaatcacttaaaaatacatttttccccTCAGGGTATTTagtttcatggattttttttttttttttgagacagagtatgtggctcaggctggcctggaactcatgatcttcttgcctcagctttcagagtgctggaattacaattGTGTGCCACCTGGTCCAGGGTGTCTAGTTT
Proteins encoded in this window:
- the Eif2b1 gene encoding translation initiation factor eIF2B subunit alpha isoform X2, which translates into the protein MKEDPDMASAVAAIRTLLEFLKTDKGETIQGLRANLTNAIETLCGVDSSVAVSSGGELFLRFISLTSLEYSDYSKCKKIMIERGELFLRRISLSRNKIADLCHTFIKDGARILTHAYSRVVLRVLEAAVAAKKRFSVYITESQPDLSGKKMAKALCHLNVPVTVVLDAAVGYIMERADLVIVGAEGVVENGGVINKIGTNQMAVCAKAQNKPFYVVAESFKFVRLFPLNQQDVPDKFKYKADTLKSVQTGQDLKEEHPWVDYTSPSLITLLFTDLGVLTPSAVSDELIKLYL
- the Eif2b1 gene encoding translation initiation factor eIF2B subunit alpha isoform X1, with amino-acid sequence MDDKELIEYFKSQMKEDPDMASAVAAIRTLLEFLKTDKGETIQGLRANLTNAIETLCGVDSSVAVSSGGELFLRFISLTSLEYSDYSKCKKIMIERGELFLRRISLSRNKIADLCHTFIKDGARILTHAYSRVVLRVLEAAVAAKKRFSVYITESQPDLSGKKMAKALCHLNVPVTVVLDAAVGYIMERADLVIVGAEGVVENGGVINKIGTNQMAVCAKAQNKPFYVVAESFKFVRLFPLNQQDVPDKFKYKADTLKSVQTGQDLKEEHPWVDYTSPSLITLLFTDLGVLTPSAVSDELIKLYL